Proteins encoded by one window of Desulfovibrio sp.:
- a CDS encoding amino acid permease — protein MTTPGTKKLGLFACTTVVAGNMMGSGIALLPANLAGIGSISVIGWLVAILGAMGLAYVFARLGMEDPQEGGPLAYANEIGPELGYQTGLLYYHANWIGNLAVAITGVDYLSVFFPALEHPLWAGFASLALIWIFTGVNILGAAWIGRLVSIGVVLLLIPVFITGTVGWLYFDPAVFSANWLAGGKPAGSSVMSAVVLCIWSFIGIESASVNTAVVENPKRNIPLSTLIGTALAGLVYILSCTAISGMFPAKQMAESGAPFSLAMGHICAGLPLAHLVPDMVSAVTAFACLASLGSWIMLVSNAGCRAAQDGTLPPIFGRKNAKGQPVAGLILSACMMSAMLLLMMIVSRSGDTQDLFNSITSVAVLLTLPAYYYSALALLKRYGLRNRAAWLKVAASLGACMFCLIAFSGAEKSALSGAVIVMLGAFIFYVGKPRPARQG, from the coding sequence ATGACCACGCCCGGCACAAAGAAACTTGGCCTTTTCGCCTGCACCACTGTGGTGGCGGGCAATATGATGGGGTCTGGCATTGCTCTTTTGCCCGCCAACCTTGCGGGCATCGGCAGTATATCGGTCATTGGCTGGCTGGTGGCCATTCTGGGAGCCATGGGCCTGGCCTATGTGTTTGCCCGTCTGGGCATGGAAGACCCGCAGGAGGGCGGCCCCCTTGCCTATGCCAACGAGATCGGGCCGGAGCTGGGCTATCAGACGGGCCTGCTCTATTACCACGCCAACTGGATAGGCAATCTGGCCGTAGCCATAACTGGCGTGGATTATCTTTCGGTATTCTTTCCCGCGCTGGAGCATCCCCTGTGGGCAGGCTTCGCATCGCTGGCCCTCATCTGGATATTCACAGGCGTGAACATTCTGGGCGCGGCCTGGATAGGCAGGCTTGTTTCCATTGGAGTCGTCCTGCTGCTGATCCCCGTATTTATTACGGGCACTGTGGGCTGGCTGTATTTTGACCCTGCGGTGTTTTCCGCCAACTGGCTCGCCGGGGGCAAACCTGCGGGCAGCTCCGTCATGAGCGCCGTTGTGCTCTGCATCTGGAGCTTTATAGGAATTGAAAGCGCCTCGGTGAATACTGCGGTAGTAGAAAACCCCAAGCGCAACATTCCGCTTTCCACCCTCATTGGCACTGCTCTGGCCGGGCTTGTGTACATACTTTCCTGCACGGCCATATCGGGCATGTTTCCCGCAAAGCAGATGGCGGAATCCGGCGCGCCCTTTTCGCTGGCAATGGGGCATATCTGCGCAGGGCTGCCCCTGGCCCACCTGGTGCCGGACATGGTTTCGGCAGTGACCGCATTTGCCTGCCTGGCCTCACTGGGATCATGGATAATGCTTGTTTCCAACGCTGGCTGCCGCGCCGCGCAGGACGGCACCCTGCCGCCCATCTTTGGCAGAAAAAACGCCAAGGGTCAGCCCGTGGCAGGGCTGATTCTTTCAGCCTGCATGATGAGCGCCATGCTGCTTTTGATGATGATTGTCAGCCGCTCCGGCGACACTCAGGATTTGTTCAACAGCATTACCAGCGTGGCAGTGCTGCTGACGCTCCCGGCCTATTATTACTCTGCTCTGGCGCTGCTCAAGAGGTATGGCCTGCGCAACCGGGCCGCATGGCTCAAGGTTGCGGCATCGCTCGGCGCTTGCATGTTCTGCCTCATCGCCTTTTCCGGTGCAGAAAAAAGCGCCCTGTCCGGAGCTGTCATCGTCATGCTGGGCGCGTTCATTTTCTATGTGGGCAAACCGCGCCCCGCCCGTCAGGGATAA